A window from Streptomyces sp. NBC_00299 encodes these proteins:
- a CDS encoding PadR family transcriptional regulator: MSIGHTLLGLLESGPRHGYDLKRAFDEKFGHDRPLHYGQVYSTMSRLLKNGLVEVDGIEPGGGPERKRYAITDAGITDVQQWLATPEKPEPYLQSTLYTKVVLALLTQRNAADILDTQRSEHLRMMRILTDRKRKGDLADQLICDHALFHLEADLRWLELTAARLDKLAEVVTK; encoded by the coding sequence ATGTCCATCGGTCACACCCTCCTAGGGCTCCTGGAGTCCGGCCCGCGTCACGGCTACGACCTGAAGCGGGCCTTCGACGAGAAGTTCGGTCACGACCGGCCGCTGCACTACGGCCAGGTCTACTCGACGATGTCCCGGCTGCTGAAGAACGGGCTCGTCGAGGTCGACGGGATCGAGCCCGGCGGCGGGCCCGAGCGCAAGCGGTACGCCATCACCGACGCCGGGATCACCGACGTGCAGCAGTGGCTCGCGACGCCCGAGAAGCCGGAGCCGTACCTCCAGTCCACCCTCTACACGAAGGTCGTCCTCGCTCTGCTCACCCAGCGCAACGCGGCCGACATCCTCGACACCCAGCGCTCCGAGCACCTGCGGATGATGCGCATCCTCACCGACCGGAAGCGGAAGGGGGACCTCGCCGATCAGCTGATCTGCGACCACGCCCTGTTCCACCTCGAGGCCGACCTGCGCTGGCTGGAACTCACCGCCGCGCGTCTCGACAAGCTGGCCGAGGTGGTGACCAAGTGA
- a CDS encoding ABC transporter ATP-binding protein, whose protein sequence is MTPPPGSLLAAQELRKAYGPTLALDGAEFSIHPGEVVAVMGPSGSGKSTLLHCLAGIVPPDSGSITYNGRELATMGDAQRSALRRSEFGFVFQFGQLVPELTCVENVALPLRLNGTSRKEAEKAALTWMERLEVDDLRKKRPGEVSGGQGQRVAVARALVTNPRVLFADEPTGALDSLNGERVMELLTEAARSTNAAVVLVTHEARVAAYSDREIVVRDGKSRDMERVV, encoded by the coding sequence GTGACTCCTCCTCCCGGTTCCCTGCTCGCGGCCCAGGAGCTGCGCAAGGCCTACGGCCCGACCCTCGCGCTCGACGGCGCCGAGTTCTCCATCCACCCCGGCGAGGTCGTCGCCGTCATGGGCCCGTCCGGCTCGGGCAAGTCGACGTTGCTGCACTGTCTCGCCGGCATCGTGCCGCCCGACTCGGGGTCCATCACCTACAACGGCCGCGAGCTGGCCACCATGGGCGACGCCCAGCGCAGCGCCCTGCGGCGCTCGGAGTTCGGGTTCGTCTTCCAGTTCGGGCAGTTGGTGCCGGAACTGACCTGCGTCGAGAACGTCGCCCTTCCGCTGCGGCTGAACGGAACCTCCCGCAAGGAGGCCGAGAAGGCGGCCCTGACCTGGATGGAGCGGCTGGAGGTCGACGACCTGCGCAAGAAGCGGCCCGGTGAGGTCTCCGGCGGTCAGGGACAGCGCGTCGCCGTCGCCCGAGCCCTGGTCACCAACCCGCGCGTGCTGTTCGCCGACGAGCCGACCGGCGCGCTCGACTCCCTCAACGGTGAGCGTGTGATGGAGCTGCTGACGGAGGCCGCCCGCTCGACCAACGCCGCCGTCGTCCTCGTCACGCACGAGGCGCGGGTGGCCGCCTACTCCGACCGCGAGATCGTCGTACGGGACGGCAAGTCCCGGGACATGGAGCGCGTCGTATGA
- a CDS encoding ABC transporter permease, with protein MSAASQWAKDLGMGVRFAFAGGREGWVRALLTAVGVGLGVALLLLTTAIPSALSERDRRGSARDDFTYSGTVMPKAVDTLIIASADTEFRGDDVRGRLLEPEGELAPLPPGVDEFPAKGEMIASPALQKLLKSDSGKLLRERIPYKVTGTIEQPGLIGPTELAYYAGGAGLQDQLAGGTVERIDYFGPSATVQDDGLDPILILLIMIIFVVLLLPVGVFIAAAVRFGGERRDRRLAALRLVGADGRMARRVAGGEALAGALLGLVLGTGFFLAGRHLATLLKVRDISVFPSDLNPSIALALLVAVAVPAAAVLVTLFALRGVVIEPLGVVRTTKPPRRRLWWRLLLPVGGLALLYPMVGQGNDNGNFNEWMVISGTVLLLVGVTTLLPWLVEAVVARLNSGSVSWQLAVRRLQLSSGSAARMVNGIAVAVAGAIALQMLFAGVEGDYTKQTDNDLNRAQMTVHVHGDVPLNDVSRQLGETEGVRRASALSLGTLGEKAKEPENSLEVAVGSCAELREVARLKSCRDGDTFRIVGGEYDDGSEKLVKAGGTLYFDPGYSGMTSHTVAWKVPGGIKTAATREDPTGYERGGLLFTPGALPEGAEAGLVQRVFLALDPSVPDAGDYARNTAARLDPLADVFTLASTRESLEFRSIRNGLFVGATCVLLLIGASLLVSQLEQLRERKKLLSSLVAFGTRRRTLSLSVLWQTAIPIALGLLLASTVGLTLGAVLLKMAGAAVTVDWASVLAMTGIGAGVVLTVTLFSLPPLLRLMRADGLRTE; from the coding sequence ATGAGTGCCGCGTCCCAGTGGGCCAAGGATCTGGGCATGGGCGTGCGGTTCGCCTTCGCCGGCGGCCGCGAGGGGTGGGTCCGGGCCCTGCTGACGGCCGTCGGCGTGGGGCTCGGGGTGGCGTTGCTGCTGCTGACGACCGCGATCCCGAGCGCGCTGTCCGAGCGTGACCGACGCGGTAGCGCCCGGGACGACTTCACGTACAGCGGGACGGTGATGCCGAAGGCGGTCGACACGCTGATCATCGCCAGCGCCGACACCGAGTTCCGCGGTGACGACGTACGGGGCCGGCTCCTGGAGCCCGAGGGGGAGCTGGCGCCACTGCCGCCGGGCGTGGACGAGTTCCCCGCGAAGGGCGAGATGATCGCCTCGCCCGCGCTGCAGAAGCTGCTGAAGTCCGACTCCGGCAAGCTGCTGCGTGAACGCATCCCCTACAAGGTCACCGGCACCATCGAGCAGCCCGGGCTGATCGGGCCCACCGAACTCGCCTACTACGCGGGCGGGGCGGGGCTCCAGGACCAGCTGGCCGGAGGCACCGTCGAGCGGATCGACTACTTCGGCCCCTCCGCCACGGTGCAGGACGACGGGCTGGACCCGATCCTGATCCTGCTGATCATGATCATCTTCGTGGTGCTGCTGCTGCCGGTCGGTGTGTTCATCGCGGCGGCCGTGCGCTTCGGCGGCGAGCGCCGGGACCGTCGGCTCGCGGCGCTCAGGCTGGTCGGCGCGGACGGGCGGATGGCGCGCCGGGTCGCGGGCGGCGAGGCGCTCGCCGGGGCGCTGCTCGGGCTCGTTCTCGGCACCGGGTTCTTCCTGGCGGGGCGTCACCTGGCGACTCTGCTGAAGGTGCGGGACATCAGCGTGTTCCCGAGCGACCTCAACCCGTCGATCGCGCTCGCCCTGCTGGTCGCCGTCGCCGTACCGGCCGCGGCGGTCCTGGTGACGCTGTTCGCGCTGCGCGGGGTCGTCATCGAGCCACTCGGTGTGGTCCGTACGACGAAGCCCCCGCGTCGTCGGCTGTGGTGGCGGCTGCTGCTGCCGGTGGGCGGTCTCGCGCTGCTGTACCCGATGGTGGGACAGGGCAACGACAACGGGAACTTCAACGAGTGGATGGTCATCAGCGGCACCGTGCTGCTGCTGGTCGGCGTCACCACCCTGCTGCCGTGGCTGGTCGAGGCCGTGGTGGCCCGGCTGAACTCCGGGTCGGTCTCCTGGCAGCTGGCCGTCCGCAGGCTGCAGTTGAGCAGCGGCTCGGCCGCGCGCATGGTCAACGGCATCGCGGTCGCGGTGGCCGGTGCTATCGCGCTGCAGATGCTGTTCGCCGGGGTCGAGGGCGATTACACCAAGCAGACCGACAACGACCTGAACCGCGCCCAGATGACGGTCCACGTGCACGGCGACGTCCCGCTGAACGACGTCTCCCGGCAGTTGGGCGAGACCGAGGGCGTACGCCGGGCGTCGGCCCTGTCGCTGGGCACGCTCGGCGAGAAGGCGAAGGAACCGGAGAACTCGCTGGAGGTGGCCGTCGGCAGTTGCGCCGAGTTGCGCGAGGTGGCGCGTCTGAAGTCCTGCCGGGACGGGGACACCTTCCGGATCGTCGGCGGCGAGTACGACGACGGCTCGGAGAAACTCGTCAAGGCGGGTGGCACCCTGTACTTCGACCCCGGCTACAGCGGGATGACGAGTCACACGGTGGCGTGGAAGGTGCCGGGCGGCATCAAGACGGCGGCGACCCGCGAGGACCCGACCGGCTACGAGCGCGGCGGCCTGCTGTTCACCCCGGGCGCGCTGCCCGAGGGGGCCGAGGCAGGCCTCGTCCAGCGGGTGTTCCTGGCACTGGACCCGTCCGTGCCGGACGCCGGCGACTACGCGCGCAACACCGCAGCCCGGCTGGACCCGCTGGCGGACGTGTTCACGCTGGCTTCCACTCGAGAGTCCCTGGAGTTCCGCTCCATCCGCAACGGGCTGTTCGTCGGCGCCACCTGCGTCCTGCTGCTGATCGGCGCGAGCCTGCTGGTCTCCCAGCTGGAGCAGCTGCGCGAGCGCAAGAAGCTGCTGTCGTCCCTGGTGGCCTTCGGCACCCGGCGCCGCACGCTGAGCCTGTCGGTGCTCTGGCAGACGGCGATCCCGATCGCGCTGGGCCTGCTGCTGGCGTCGACCGTGGGGCTGACACTGGGCGCCGTCCTGCTGAAGATGGCCGGCGCCGCGGTGACCGTGGACTGGGCGAGCGTGCTGGCAATGACGGGCATCGGCGCCGGGGTCGTCCTCACGGTGACCCTCTTCAGCCTGCCTCCGCTGCTGCGCCTGATGCGCGCGGACGGCCTGCGCACGGAGTGA
- a CDS encoding LysR substrate-binding domain-containing protein, with product MSVGRRRQPSIAQLRAFAAVAEHLHFRDAAAAIGMSQPALSGAVSALEETLGVTLLERTTRKVLLSPAGERLAVRAKAVLVEVGALMEEAEAVRAPFTGALRLGVIPTVAPYLLPTVLRLVHDRYPHLDLQVHEEQTASLVDGLTTGRLDLLLLAVPLGVPGVAELPLFDEDFVLVTPLDHWLGGREGIPREALRELNLLLLDEGHCLRDQALDICREAGREDAPVTTTAAGLSTLVQLVAGGLGVTLLPRTALKLETTRSSQLLTGYFAAPAPTRRVALAMRTGAARAAEYEELASALRDALRPLPVRVLGDGGG from the coding sequence ATGAGCGTGGGCAGGAGGCGGCAGCCCAGCATCGCCCAGCTGCGGGCGTTCGCCGCGGTCGCCGAGCACCTCCACTTCCGGGACGCCGCGGCCGCGATCGGGATGAGCCAGCCCGCGCTCTCGGGTGCCGTGTCCGCACTGGAGGAGACCCTCGGGGTCACGCTCCTGGAGCGTACGACCCGCAAGGTGCTGCTCTCACCGGCCGGCGAGCGGCTCGCGGTACGGGCGAAAGCGGTGCTCGTGGAGGTCGGGGCGCTGATGGAGGAGGCGGAAGCCGTCCGGGCGCCGTTCACCGGTGCCCTCCGCCTCGGCGTCATCCCGACCGTCGCGCCGTATCTGCTGCCGACGGTGCTGCGGCTCGTCCACGACCGGTATCCGCACCTCGACCTCCAGGTGCACGAGGAGCAGACCGCGAGCCTGGTCGACGGCCTCACCACCGGCCGCCTGGACCTGCTCCTGCTCGCCGTACCGCTCGGGGTGCCCGGTGTCGCCGAACTCCCGCTCTTCGACGAGGACTTCGTGCTCGTCACCCCGCTCGACCACTGGCTCGGCGGCCGGGAGGGGATTCCTCGGGAGGCGCTGCGCGAACTGAACCTGCTGCTGCTCGACGAGGGGCACTGCCTGCGCGACCAGGCCCTCGACATCTGTCGGGAGGCGGGGCGCGAGGACGCCCCGGTGACCACGACGGCCGCCGGCCTGTCCACGCTGGTCCAGCTGGTCGCGGGCGGACTGGGGGTGACCCTGCTGCCGCGCACCGCCCTCAAGCTGGAGACGACCCGCAGCAGCCAACTCCTCACCGGCTACTTCGCCGCCCCGGCCCCCACCCGCCGCGTCGCCCTCGCCATGCGAACGGGAGCGGCACGCGCGGCGGAGTACGAGGAACTGGCGTCGGCTCTGCGGGACGCGTTGCGGCCGTTGCCGGTGCGGGTGTTGGGGGACGGGGGCGGCTGA
- a CDS encoding peroxiredoxin encodes MLTVGDKFPEFELTACVSLEKGSEFETINHKTYEGKWKIVFAWPKDFTFVCPTEIAAFGKLNEEFADRDAQVLGFSGDSEFVHHAWRKDHDDLRDLPFPMLADSKHELMRDLGIEGEDGFAKRAVFIVDQNNEIQFSMVTAGSVGRNPKEVLRVLDALQTDELCPCNWSKGDETLDPVKLLAGE; translated from the coding sequence GTGCTCACTGTCGGTGACAAGTTCCCCGAGTTCGAACTGACCGCCTGCGTCTCGCTGGAGAAGGGCTCGGAGTTCGAGACGATCAACCACAAGACCTACGAGGGCAAGTGGAAGATCGTCTTTGCGTGGCCGAAGGACTTCACCTTCGTCTGCCCGACCGAGATCGCGGCCTTCGGCAAGCTGAACGAGGAGTTCGCCGACCGCGACGCCCAGGTGCTCGGCTTCTCCGGTGACTCGGAGTTCGTCCACCACGCCTGGCGCAAGGACCACGACGACCTGCGCGACCTGCCCTTCCCGATGCTGGCCGACTCCAAGCACGAGCTGATGCGCGACCTCGGCATCGAGGGCGAGGACGGCTTCGCCAAGCGCGCCGTCTTCATCGTCGACCAGAACAACGAGATCCAGTTCTCCATGGTGACCGCCGGCTCCGTCGGCCGTAACCCCAAGGAGGTCCTGCGGGTCCTGGACGCCCTCCAGACCGACGAGCTGTGCCCGTGCAACTGGTCCAAGGGCGACGAGACCCTGGACCCGGTCAAGCTGCTTGCCGGAGAGTGA
- a CDS encoding alkyl hydroperoxide reductase, with translation MALDSLKSRIPDYAKDLKLNLGSVIGNSDLPAQQLWGTVLATAIAARSPIVLRELEPEARANLSPEAYNAAKSAAAVMAMNNVFYRTRHLLSDHEYGNLRAGLRMNVIGNPGVDKVDFELWSFAVSAINGCGMCLDSHEQVLRKAGVGRETVQEAFKIASVIQAIGVTLDAEAVLADVE, from the coding sequence ATGGCGCTCGACTCCCTCAAGTCCCGCATACCGGACTACGCCAAGGACCTGAAGCTCAACCTGGGCTCGGTCATCGGCAATTCGGACCTCCCGGCGCAGCAGCTGTGGGGCACGGTGCTCGCCACGGCGATCGCCGCGCGCTCCCCGATCGTGCTGCGCGAGCTGGAGCCGGAGGCCCGGGCGAACCTGTCGCCGGAGGCGTACAACGCGGCCAAGTCCGCCGCCGCCGTGATGGCGATGAACAACGTCTTCTACCGCACCCGGCATCTGCTGTCCGACCACGAGTACGGCAACCTGCGCGCGGGCCTGCGGATGAACGTCATCGGCAACCCCGGCGTCGACAAGGTCGACTTCGAGCTGTGGTCGTTCGCCGTGTCCGCCATCAACGGCTGCGGCATGTGCCTCGACTCGCACGAGCAGGTGCTGCGCAAGGCGGGCGTGGGCCGCGAGACGGTTCAGGAGGCGTTCAAGATCGCCTCCGTGATCCAGGCGATCGGCGTCACGCTGGACGCCGAAGCAGTGCTGGCCGACGTCGAGTAG
- a CDS encoding AI-2E family transporter, producing MSRVPGWLGRLGAGLTEMSERLDERRAAVEREDAEPRPERRTATAAASDPAAEDVPPPRADHVPRPPDYAPTAPPPRPDPAQVVPWGVRVAAEAGWRLLVLAGTVWVLMRVISAVQLVVLAFVIALLLTALMQPSVAWLTRRRVPRGPATALTAILGFVVIGLMGWFVTWQVMENIDNLSDQVQDGIDELRNWLLNSPFHVTDKQVNEIAENLREAIGANTDEITSAGLEGVTVVVEALTGILLAAFSTLFLLYDGKRIWHWTLKLVPAAARPGVAGAGPRAWATLTAYVRGTMLVALIDAVFIGIGIYFLDVPMAVPLAVFIFLFSFIPLVGAVASGALAVVVALVTQGVFTAVMTLAVVLAVQQIEGHILQPFILGRAVRVHPLAVVLSVAAGGMVAGIGGAVVAVPLVAVSNTIVGYLRAYSQESVPGKEAVPQPARPALEDEPVQAEAAGSGDAAAGTEGPANAEDPAHTG from the coding sequence ATGTCGCGAGTGCCAGGGTGGCTCGGTCGGCTCGGCGCCGGACTGACCGAGATGAGTGAGCGGTTGGACGAGCGCCGCGCCGCGGTGGAACGGGAGGACGCCGAGCCCCGGCCCGAGCGGCGGACCGCCACGGCCGCAGCGTCCGACCCGGCCGCCGAGGACGTCCCGCCGCCGCGCGCCGACCACGTCCCACGGCCCCCCGACTACGCACCCACCGCACCGCCGCCGCGGCCCGACCCGGCGCAGGTGGTGCCGTGGGGCGTACGGGTCGCCGCGGAGGCCGGCTGGCGGCTGCTGGTGCTCGCCGGCACGGTCTGGGTGCTGATGCGGGTCATCAGCGCCGTACAACTCGTCGTGCTGGCCTTCGTCATCGCCCTGCTCCTCACCGCGCTGATGCAGCCCTCGGTGGCGTGGCTGACCCGGCGTCGCGTGCCGCGCGGGCCCGCCACCGCCCTGACCGCGATCCTCGGGTTCGTCGTCATCGGGCTGATGGGCTGGTTCGTGACCTGGCAGGTCATGGAGAACATCGACAACCTCTCCGACCAGGTCCAGGACGGCATCGACGAGCTGCGCAACTGGCTGCTCAACAGCCCCTTCCACGTCACCGACAAGCAGGTCAACGAGATCGCCGAGAACCTCCGGGAGGCGATCGGCGCCAACACCGACGAGATTACCTCGGCCGGGCTCGAAGGCGTCACGGTCGTCGTCGAGGCCCTCACCGGCATTCTGCTGGCCGCGTTCTCGACGCTCTTCCTGCTCTACGACGGCAAGCGCATCTGGCACTGGACGCTGAAGCTGGTGCCCGCCGCGGCCCGTCCGGGTGTCGCCGGCGCCGGCCCGCGCGCGTGGGCGACGCTCACCGCGTATGTGCGCGGCACCATGCTCGTCGCCCTGATCGACGCCGTCTTCATCGGCATCGGCATCTACTTCCTCGATGTGCCGATGGCCGTTCCGCTGGCCGTCTTCATCTTCCTGTTCTCCTTCATCCCGCTCGTCGGCGCGGTGGCTTCCGGCGCCCTGGCCGTGGTCGTGGCGCTGGTGACGCAGGGCGTCTTCACGGCGGTGATGACCCTCGCCGTCGTCCTGGCCGTCCAGCAGATCGAGGGCCACATCCTGCAGCCGTTCATCCTCGGACGCGCGGTCCGTGTCCACCCGCTGGCGGTCGTGCTGTCGGTGGCGGCCGGCGGCATGGTCGCGGGGATCGGCGGCGCGGTGGTGGCCGTACCGCTGGTGGCCGTGTCGAACACGATCGTGGGGTATCTGCGGGCGTATTCGCAGGAGTCGGTGCCGGGCAAGGAGGCTGTGCCGCAGCCGGCCCGTCCGGCACTGGAGGACGAGCCCGTTCAGGCCGAAGCGGCGGGGTCCGGGGACGCAGCTGCCGGGACCGAAGGCCCCGCCAACGCAGAGGACCCCGCCCACACGGGGTGA
- a CDS encoding transglycosylase SLT domain-containing protein, with product MSPISVRGFAVASATAVTAVGSVVGVASGSTAQNNDAEATAAADSTLLADIPAGQQAQVQIESMSAQADVQAIAADASAKKGAEEAARKAAAQTAIEKKEAAEKAEKAAQEAKEREEAEAKASRSSSDFPVQGSYSIAQIQSMARQMVPSGQFQCFSNIVDHESDWNYRAVNASSGAYGLFQALPGSKMSSVGADWQTNPATQIKWGLNYMNDRYGSPCDAWSFWQANNWY from the coding sequence GTGAGTCCGATTTCGGTCAGGGGATTCGCAGTGGCGTCGGCCACCGCGGTCACCGCTGTCGGAAGCGTCGTCGGCGTTGCCTCGGGCAGCACCGCGCAGAACAACGACGCCGAAGCGACGGCCGCTGCCGATTCGACGCTCCTCGCGGACATACCCGCGGGCCAGCAGGCCCAGGTGCAGATCGAGTCCATGTCGGCGCAGGCCGACGTCCAGGCCATCGCCGCGGACGCGAGCGCCAAGAAGGGTGCTGAGGAAGCCGCCCGCAAGGCTGCCGCCCAGACCGCGATCGAGAAGAAGGAAGCCGCCGAGAAGGCAGAGAAGGCGGCGCAGGAAGCCAAGGAGCGCGAAGAGGCCGAGGCGAAGGCCTCCCGATCCTCCTCCGACTTCCCCGTCCAGGGCTCGTACAGCATCGCGCAGATCCAGTCGATGGCGCGCCAGATGGTGCCGAGCGGCCAGTTCCAGTGCTTCAGCAACATCGTGGACCACGAGTCCGACTGGAACTACCGGGCCGTCAACGCCTCCTCGGGTGCCTACGGCCTCTTCCAGGCCCTGCCCGGTTCGAAGATGTCGTCCGTCGGCGCGGACTGGCAGACGAACCCGGCCACCCAGATCAAGTGGGGCCTCAACTACATGAACGACCGCTACGGCAGTCCCTGCGACGCCTGGTCCTTCTGGCAGGCCAACAATTGGTACTGA
- a CDS encoding PhoH family protein: protein MVTSTKRHKPDRRTYVLDTSVLLADPNALNRFDEHEVVLPIVVVTELEAKRHHPELGYFARQALRLLDEFRVKHGRLDAPIPIGDLGGTVRVELNHSDPSVLPTGYRLGDNDSRILAVARNLQAEGFDVTVVSKDLPLRIKASSVGLLAEEYRAELAITDSSGWTGMSELTLPGEQVDILFEEGHVFVPEAAGMPVHTGLTIHSERGNALGRITPEGNVRLVRGDREAFGIKGRSAEQRIALDLLLDPDVGIVSMGGRAGTGKSALALCAGLEAVLERRQHQKVMVFRPLYAVGGQELGYLPGSEAEKMSPWAQAVFDTLSAVTSREVIEEVTARGMLEVLPLTHIRGRSLHDAFVIVDEAQSLERNVLLTVLSRIGANSRVVLTHDVAQRDNLRVGRYDGVVAVVEKLKGHPLFAHVTLTRSERSQIAALVTEMLEDGQI, encoded by the coding sequence GTGGTGACCAGCACAAAGCGCCACAAGCCCGACCGGCGCACCTACGTTCTCGACACCAGCGTCCTGCTGGCCGACCCGAACGCCCTGAACCGCTTCGACGAGCACGAGGTCGTGCTCCCCATCGTCGTGGTGACGGAACTGGAGGCCAAGAGGCACCATCCCGAACTCGGCTACTTCGCCCGGCAGGCACTGCGCCTGCTCGACGAGTTCCGGGTGAAGCATGGCCGTCTCGACGCCCCCATTCCGATCGGGGACCTCGGCGGGACCGTCCGTGTCGAGCTCAACCACTCGGACCCCAGCGTTCTGCCGACCGGCTACCGCCTGGGGGACAACGACTCCCGCATCCTCGCGGTCGCCCGCAATCTGCAGGCCGAGGGGTTCGACGTCACCGTCGTGTCGAAGGACCTGCCGCTCAGGATCAAGGCCTCGTCCGTCGGCCTCCTCGCGGAGGAGTACCGCGCCGAACTCGCCATCACGGACTCCTCCGGCTGGACCGGAATGTCCGAACTGACGCTGCCGGGCGAACAGGTGGACATCCTCTTCGAGGAGGGGCACGTCTTCGTGCCCGAGGCCGCCGGCATGCCCGTGCACACCGGCCTGACGATCCACTCCGAGCGCGGCAACGCGCTCGGCCGGATCACGCCCGAGGGCAACGTCAGGCTGGTGCGCGGCGACCGGGAGGCGTTCGGCATCAAGGGCCGCAGCGCCGAGCAGCGGATCGCGCTGGACCTGCTGCTCGACCCGGACGTCGGGATCGTGTCCATGGGCGGCCGGGCCGGCACCGGCAAGTCGGCGCTGGCTCTGTGCGCCGGTCTGGAGGCGGTGCTGGAGCGCCGTCAGCACCAGAAGGTGATGGTCTTCCGGCCGCTGTACGCGGTGGGCGGGCAGGAGCTCGGCTATCTGCCCGGCAGCGAGGCCGAGAAGATGAGCCCCTGGGCGCAGGCGGTCTTCGACACGCTGTCGGCCGTCACCAGCCGCGAGGTCATCGAAGAGGTCACCGCGCGGGGCATGCTGGAGGTGCTGCCTCTCACGCACATCCGCGGGCGCTCGCTGCACGACGCGTTCGTGATCGTGGATGAGGCGCAGTCCCTGGAAAGGAATGTCCTGCTGACCGTTCTGTCCCGAATCGGGGCCAACTCGCGGGTGGTTCTGACCCACGACGTGGCCCAGCGGGACAATCTCAGGGTCGGGCGCTACGACGGTGTGGTCGCCGTCGTGGAGAAGCTGAAGGGGCATCCGCTCTTCGCCCACGTCACGCTGACGCGGTCCGAGAGGTCCCAGATCGCTGCCCTTGTGACCGAAATGCTGGAGGACGGGCAGATCTGA
- a CDS encoding isoprenyl transferase yields MNLRDKLRGLLVRLYARRVEGHLDHAQVPKHIGVIMDGNRRWAKAAGSSTVHGHRAGAEKIEEFLGWCSETDVEVVTLWLLSTDNFDRPQDELGPLLGIIEDVVRTLAADGRWRVHHVGTPDLLPSGMQTSLKEAEEATAHIDGILVNVAIGYGGRQEIADAVRSMIVDAHDKGTSMENLAESVSVDLIGSHLYTGDQPDPDLVIRTSGEQRLSGFMLWQTAHSEYYFCEVFWPAFRKVDFLRALRDYAARHRRYGG; encoded by the coding sequence GTGAACCTGCGCGACAAGCTGCGCGGCCTGCTGGTCAGGCTGTACGCACGCCGGGTGGAGGGCCACCTGGACCACGCTCAGGTGCCCAAGCACATCGGCGTGATCATGGACGGCAACCGGCGCTGGGCGAAGGCGGCGGGCTCCTCCACCGTGCACGGGCACCGGGCCGGTGCCGAGAAGATCGAGGAGTTCCTCGGCTGGTGCAGCGAGACGGACGTCGAGGTCGTCACCCTCTGGCTGCTGTCGACGGACAACTTCGACCGGCCCCAGGACGAGCTCGGCCCGCTCCTCGGGATCATCGAGGACGTCGTCCGCACCCTCGCCGCCGACGGGCGCTGGCGCGTGCACCACGTGGGCACGCCCGACCTGCTGCCGTCCGGGATGCAGACCAGCCTCAAGGAGGCCGAGGAGGCCACCGCACACATCGACGGGATACTGGTCAACGTCGCCATCGGCTACGGCGGACGCCAGGAGATCGCCGACGCCGTGCGCTCGATGATCGTCGACGCCCACGACAAGGGCACCTCGATGGAGAACCTCGCCGAGTCCGTCAGCGTCGACCTGATCGGCAGCCACCTCTACACCGGCGACCAGCCCGACCCCGATCTCGTGATCCGTACCAGCGGTGAGCAGCGGTTGTCCGGTTTCATGCTGTGGCAGACGGCCCATTCCGAGTACTACTTCTGTGAAGTCTTCTGGCCGGCCTTCCGCAAGGTGGACTTCCTGCGCGCTCTGCGCGACTACGCCGCCCGTCACCGGCGCTACGGCGGCTGA